The DNA segment CCAAGGCCCCGTGGCCACTGCGGGGGCTGAGGTGGGGGTCTGCTCTGGTGCACGACCCACCTTTCAAACAGGCTTGCCAAAGGCATGCAGAAGTGGGCTGTGTGACAGCTTGTAGTGTGTAGGAGAAGTTGTGAATGTCTCATCACTTTGTTTCTCCTTCCTGTCGGTTTTCAGAGTGGTTCTGCTCAGGGCCCCGtgccttctccaggctgtcGTGCATCAAGGAGCCCTCCTCAGGATGTTTAGAGAtgaagagctgtgctgcttctccccaTCACAAACCATCCATGGTTTAGTGATTCTGCAAAACACTTGTTAGAACCTCTGAGAGCAAGACTACAACCTGTATTTGGTTGCTTGTGCCTGAGCCTtagctgaatttttttgtggtttcagAAGGCCTTCAAGGCAGTTCAGACAGCTGTGTTGTTTCACCTGAGTGGGCTTGTGTGAGCATTTACAAGTTGTGAGATGGGGGGCAGGAAGCACAAACCCATCCTATTTTCCATCAGTAGGCTACCCATGTAGCTCTGTGAAGAACTGGGATGCCTCACACTGCtcatgtgtgtgtctgtgttttgcACAAATATTCGTGACTTTAGAAGAGGATCAACAGCTTATTTGGATGGTGCAAGGACGGGGCGCATTAAAGACTCTTAGACAAAGGGATGTAGTGTGCTGCCAGACTGGATAAGCCGTAAGCAGGCTGGGCTGACCCTGCTTGGAGGTGGAGGTTGGACTGGAGACCTCTGGAGGCACCTTTCCATGTGgattgtcctgtgcagggtgaCAGTGTTACGATTGTGTGGCCCATGAGCGgtcagcaggagctctgcttgcAGGGTGGATGTCAGCAGTGGTCCTTTCAGCTGCAGTAGACTCTCTTGCATGAAGCATGGCCAGCCTGGGTGTGCTTGTGAGGATTGCCCTGCTCTCTTCTGCAGTGCATGAAATGCCCCTATCATTTGGTGAGAATTGGGAACAGTATTTCACATTCTCCCATGTCCTAGGCGGATGCCCAAGATTACTGGGTTCATAGCTGTCCTAATGTAGACTTTCATATCTTTGCAAAAAGAACCAGCAGGCTGtcatttctgcttgttttagATCTTAGGGAATATCTCAAGCTTTGTGGTGTGGGGAAAACCTATTAATTTTTTGGCCTCAGTAGGATAtgcactgctggtgctggtggagaGAGTGTGTGCCTGAGTGTGTCTGAGTGTGTGAGtgtccagcccttccccagagGGAGTCAGCCATGCCCAGCAGAACAGACCAAGTCTCCTTAGTGACCAGTGGCTGGCTGGTATTGCTTGTCCTTGTTTTTACCCCTTATTGCACTCAAGTTTGactcttctgtgtttgtttatttgggctTCTGATGTGAGGCTTGAGTCCCTTGTGTTCACTGCAGCGTATTTTGATAGATGGAAATCTTGCACTTGGTGGACGTGCAGCATGCTGGGCCATAAACTCTTGCTGGCACTCTGGGGCAGTGATCAAAGCCTTGGAAACAGCAAGATCCAGGAGAGGAGGAGCCAAGTGAATGTAGAGGGGTCCTCCTGGGGTCTTATTCCTTCTCTTGTAGGAGCTGCATGtgcctcttttttccctctggagtAACGTCAGTGCTGCCTCCCCACTTTTGTTCCAGGTGCGCAATGGCCACATCAAGCGAATCACGGACAATGACATTCAGTCACTGGTGCTGGAGATTGAAGGAACAAATGTCAGGTAGGAGAAGCCTATTCTGCTGTTCTGGGGGAACAGCACTCTGCCCTGAAGCAGAGTGAAAGATGTCAGTGCCCAGCAGACATTATCTTCAAACTACAGCAATGTGATGGCAATCTCTTTGTCAGTAAATTGAAGAATCGGGATCATATCACTGATATTCCTCTGTGGCAGTATgctgtgcctttccctgggTGTGCTTGTAGAGCTCTCACTCTCATCCTCAGTGGGGCTAAGGGGTAAAAACTaaaatcccattatttttccatcacttgaaggagaaaaaacGGTATTTAATACCCAGCCTCAGTCAGAACCACCAGttactggaaaagcagcactgtctGCTGTCTCTTCTATTGTCTTGAGCCTGTTCTCCTCACGTGACGGCTTCTCTCCCTACACAAGGAAGATCAAAGGGAGATTTATGAGAGGATTTGCTTATGGAGCTTCTCTTAGCAACCTCGTCTCCATCGCCCCGGGAGACAGACGCCAGCTCCATGAGCGGGCTCAGAGTCTCCAAGGCTTCTCCAGGGGTGATTCAGAGCAGGGCGCTCCTTATAAGGGCAGTGGAGACTCCTCTCCTGCAGACAGACTGAGCCAATGCTTCTCTTCCTCCAAGAAGTGTTGATACAGAACTTGCCAGGCGTGACGTGTACTTCTCGGGCTCATGACCTCTGTTTTCCCAGCCGTATAGAGCACACAGGGCCTCTGCCATGATCTGACCTGGGTAGGAGGAGGTTGTGTTAAGAAACAGCACTGACATGGCCTTGAAATTGGGGAGGTGACCCTGTCCAGGAAGGTGTTTCATGCCCTGGGTGAGAAAAGTGTAATTTGAGATGCATTCTTTGTGTCTTGTAtctttttctgcctgcagctACTTCTGAAACTCCTCCTCCTTTTACAGGAAGCCCTGGTTGTTGCTGAGATCTTATGATCAGTTATCCATTTCTGCTTGTCCTCCAAGGCTACATTGGGCCAAGGGAGAGACTTGGGTTACCTCGGGCTGGGCACTTTGCGCTGTGTGAGATCCTAAAGTGTTTTTCTCTCACCTCTCAGTACCACGTACATCACGTGCCCTGCTGACCCAAAGAAGACCCTGGGCATCAAACTACCTTTCCTAGTGATGATCATCAAGAACCTGAAAAAATACTTCACTTTTGAAGTGCAGGTGAGGAGTGTGCAGTGGGGAGGCCCCTCCAGGGACCACTGAGGAAGGCGCCAGAGAGCCTGCAGTCTTGTGTTGGAACTTGTCCCAGGCAGTGAGTGATCCCCAAAACAGTTTTGCTTTCTTGGCCATGTGGTGTGTCAGGTTTTCTGGTACGGGGGCATCAGTCACCTCACAAACACATCGTTGCTATTCCTGAAAACGGGTTTGTTTCCTGTGTGAAAATGACTTCTGCTGTAATGGAGGGGGTGGGAGTAGAGAGCCCTCTTGGAGACGGGTAGCGCTGTCCTGGGGAGCCGGGGCCTGGCGCCTGGGTGAGccccctgccttccctggcCAGGTGCTGGATGACAAGAACGTCCGTCGGCGTTTCCGGGCCAGCAACTACCAGAGCACGACGCGGGTGAAGCCCTTCATCTGCACCATGCCCATGCGGCTGGACGACGGCTGGAACCAGATCCAGTTCAACCTGTCCGACTTCACGCGCCGCGCCTACGGCACCAACTACATCGAGACCCTGAGAGTGCAggtgagagcagccctgggaaaccagcagctgctgatgttcctgctggctgggacagcaggatggGAATCTGGCTTTAGCCCTGTGGTTCCtttgccagccctgctctttgCAGAGCACTGTGAAAGGGGAGCAAAAGCCTGAGGCCTCACTTCACTTGACTAGACTGGGATGAAGGAGGCCCGTTTCCGTCTTGTTTCTTTGGCTGGCTTTTGGTTAGGGTGAGAGTTGCAGTTCCCTGTGGCATGCCATGAAggtggagctctgctggggatTAGCTGTATGTTGCCTTACTGTCCAGATAGGCTGGACAGTGATTGGCTGAAAATGGGAGCCTGGATGGGAAAGACATACAGTTTACAGGCAATTCATACCCCTGGTCAAGCCTGTTTCCTAGTGGTAGTGGAGTGACTCTGCTTGTAACAGAGCTGATGCAGTGTTTGTTCCTCCTGAGGGCATGGAACTTGTTCCTTGTTCTAGGGAGTCATGTTCACAGAGTCCAGTGGTGTGTGTTATTTTGAGGAATGTCTGTGTGTGGAGCGTGCCTGTTCCTTAGTATGAGAGGAGTGCTGTAGTTCCTTGCAGGACTGCCCTGAGGTGCAGGCAGTCAGCTGAGAGTTTTCTACCTTCTCATATACTCAGGAGGGGGACCAGAGCAACTCCTTTGCTGCCAGCTGATAGTGGAGGCAGCACAGACTGGACAGGCTCATTCCTGACCTCGGGGAGGCCCTGAAGTGGGCGtgttaaaaatgcagcaggCTGAGGCTGTGGGTGTTCCGGCAAACACTGATaccagcaaagcagagctcagctcacagcagaaaatcCCCGTAGCAGCTAAGACAGATCTCAATTGGCAGACATGCCAGAGCTTGGCCAAATCTTTTGTATAAGTGTTATCCCTGAAGAGAGCATCTAATGCAAAGCAGGGGGCACAGACCAACATTTCTCTGATGCCCTGTAAGATTCAAAAAAGCAAGACAGGAGTATATTTCCAGCTCCTGAGCCAAAGAATCCATGTTGCAGCATGACACCAAAGCTGGATGTGGAAGGAGAATGTGGAAAATGGACTGACTCTTTGTTTTGACTCTCAGATCCATGCCAACTGTCGCATCCGCCGGGTGTATTTCTCTGACCGGCTGTACTCAGAGGATGAGCTCCCAGCCGAGTTCAAGCTGTATCTGCCTGTCCAGAACAAGGCCAAGGTGAGCTAGATGTGGGAAGGAGGGTGGGAGAACAGTGAGCCAGACTAGCATtcctctgcatcctcctgctgcttttgcaacCCAGAGTTTCTTCTGGCAGCAGAGTTCTTGCCAGCTTTGGCCACCAGCCAGGGAGCACCCTCTGTTGCCAGGGTGAGCAGTCTGTCTGGGGTGCCTTGCTGAATAGCCTTCCTGCCAAAACATGGAAATTGTCATTCCCATCTAGGAGCAGGGTGAGCTGTTCATCTGCTCCCCATGTCCTCCCTGGTTGTGTTGGAGGACTCTGGGCAGTTGCAGCTCCCGGCATCTCTCCAGAGCTTTCATCCATGACTCAGCTCAGCAATTTTGctcttcagagcagctgcagctccacatTTGTCTTCCAGGAGAGATGCTGTTTGTGTCCCTCTAGCCCAAAATGAATCCCCTCTGATCTTTTCCCTGCCCAGTGCAGACAGTGGTGCCATGAGGGGGGAAGGAGACGCCATGGCTGCCCTCAGGAGGAGATGccaagctctgctcctgcagtgaTGGGAGAGGAGTGAATATGCTGGTATATTGAGAGATCTTGAGCAACATGCAGCAATTTTGAGGCTTGTGAGGAAGCACCTTCTTTGCCAGGGCCAGCATGTCCCAGTGCAGACACTTCTTTTAGCAAAGAAGATTCCTGGGCAAAGGTTCAAGCTGCTGAAGGAGGATGTTGAGGGCTGATCATAGTGGGAGGTAGAAGGCAGTGTTAACTGtaggcagcacctctggggaaCCTGTCACTGCCCTCTGGGCTGTAGCAGCCTCAGAGGTGTCTGGGGAGTGCTTGGAGCCCTCCCAGTACTGTTGTCCTGTGCTGCCAAGTCTTGTAAGtgtctcctttcttctccctgctctgtccaGCAATAACACCACATTGGGAAGAGATGTTGGCCTGCAAATTGTACAGAGTCAGAGTTTTCCTGGCTGTTCCTGAAGTCCTGAGCCTAAACTCTGCAGGTGGCCTGGTACCCAATCTTGTCTTGCTCAAAGTGGCCACTGTGCCTCCAAAGAAGGGATTCAGCAGGAATTGTGGAGTTAAGTGTATCCTCTTGAAGttagcaattttattttttatttccttgttttccatcTCTTATATATGCTCTAAATATGGATGTAATACTTGTTCTTGAAAAGTTATTAAACATTTGGCTCTGTAAATCTGCTTCtgtcttcttcctcctttgATGGATCTTTAACTTGCACATTTTAGTGCTTCAGAAAGTGCCAGGGAATTTATTTGAGAACCCAGATGTTAGAATTTTCCTCTGAACTTGACTTTGATCAGCACTCTCACTGTTTAAAGGACAGCACAGACGTGAACAGCAGCAGTCTGATTAGTGGAAAATTAGTGAGGTTTCCATAGAGAAGACAGAAACTGTCTCTAATCCATGAAGTTTGTGGTACTGTGACAAAAACTCATGC comes from the Ficedula albicollis isolate OC2 chromosome 11, FicAlb1.5, whole genome shotgun sequence genome and includes:
- the CFAP20 gene encoding cilia- and flagella-associated protein 20, giving the protein MPPPVGYRERDPAIPGKSPPGSSSCSTVGKLQKCPALAVGSGMPKAPWPLRGLSNVSAASPLLFQVRNGHIKRITDNDIQSLVLEIEGTNVSTTYITCPADPKKTLGIKLPFLVMIIKNLKKYFTFEVQVLDDKNVRRRFRASNYQSTTRVKPFICTMPMRLDDGWNQIQFNLSDFTRRAYGTNYIETLRVQIHANCRIRRVYFSDRLYSEDELPAEFKLYLPVQNKAKQ